Below is a window of Klebsiella quasipneumoniae subsp. quasipneumoniae DNA.
CCGGTCGATATGTTGCAGGACATTTTTACCATTAATTTTTCCCGGAGGCTGGAGCAGCCAGGCCAGCCGTGAAGGTTGCTCACCCTCAGATACCAACAGACGGTCCAGTGCCGCTTTATGCCCTGGTTCAAGCTGCGCGGTAAGCGCAGAAAAAACCGCCCTGTTGGCAAGTGTTGTTGCTTCGGCCAGGGTTCGTTCGATCACTTCAACAGAGGGGAAAATAACCTTATTATTGTGGAGCCAGGAGAGCATTTCCTCCGCAAGTAAAAAACCTCTGTCTGTCCGCATGGCGTGGGGATAAAGGTGGCGAATACAGGTTTTTTGCAGCGCCCGGTTAAAAGGGGATAATTCCAGGTAGCGGTAGAGTTCAGCCAGATGTTCCCAGCGGGTGACCTCTCTTGATGCATACTCGGCCCACAAATCAGACTGGACTTTCAAATGAGCCGCCAGCCTGAAGACAACACAGTCGTGAGGTGAAATACTTTTGTCGGGAGGAAACCCTGGTCCTCGCAAATAACAGAGTAAAACTGCAAAGCCCAGACGGTTAGCTGGCCTGCGGTGTTTATTAATGAGCGCGAGGTCATGTTCACTCAGAAAGCACCTGCGCGTCAGAAATACGTCATCATCTGGCACAATCAACAAGCGTTCTTTTTCTTCACTACTGAGTATTTGTCTCTGTGGCATAAATGCTTCCCCTGCACATAGTTCATTAAAGTTATCATTCGCACTGACCGAAACCGGTCGGTTTCGTACGCCTCGCAAACAATATGTCCGAAAGTCAGCGAAATTTGTTTCGTACATACGTTATAATTCGGACACCCTTTGCGTACGGAAAGTTTCCTATGTCACGAGTTTTTGCCTACTGTCGGGTCTCCACTCTGGAACAGAATACAGAAAATCAGCGCCATGAAATTGAAGCGGCGGGTTTTGCCATCAGACCCCAGCGGCTGATTGAGGAACATATAAGTGGTTCGGTTGCTGCCAGCGAAAGACCAGGGTTCATCCGGTTGCTTGATCGAATGGAAAGCGGTGACGTATTGATTGTCACCAAACTTGACCGACTCGGCCGTAATGCGATGGATATCCGAAAAACAGTTGAACAACTGGCTACTTTAGATATCCGTGTTCATTGTCTCGCTCTCGGAGGTGTGGATTTAACCAGCCCGGCCGGAAAAATGACTATGCAGGTGATTTCAGCTGTGGCTGAGTTTGAGAGGGATCTGCTGATTGAACGCACACATTCAGGGATTTCTCGGGCAAGATCAGCCGGGAAACGCTTCGGTCGTCCGCCCATCTTGAGCGAGGAGCAAAAAAAAATAGTGTCAGAGCGCCTTAATTCCGGGGCCAGTATCAGTGCGGTTGCCAGAGAATTTAATACCACCCGGCAAACCATACTCCGGGTAAAAGCAGGACAGCAATAATACTGAATGTGAATAAAGCCCATAACTGGCCAGGCAGTTGAAACTGTTCTTGAAGTAAACATCTGGAAAGCATGAAACATCATTCTATCCACAGGGAGCAGTGGCTATTATAATCGAATTTCGATAACGAAATTCGATTATAATAGCCACTAAAACCAGCAATCAGGATCTGACCATGAACGATACTGCCAGGAATGATCACAGCCCCTGGGCTGTCTTTCTGATTTTCTTCCGACTTGGCCTGACATCCTTCGGCGGCCCAATTGCCCATCTGGGTTACTTCCGCGATGAGTTTGTGACGCGACGGCAGTGGTTGACCGAGCGCAGCTATGCAGATTTGGTCGCTCTGTGCCAGTTCCTTCCGGGACCAGCAAGCAGTCAGGTTGGTATAGCGCTCGGGCTGTCCCGGGCCGGTTATACCGGGGCGCTAGCAGCATGGGCCGGCTTCACGCTACCGTCAGCAGTTGCACTGATCCTGTTTGCGCTGGGGATGACCAGTTACGGGGATGTGATGCCCTCTGGTGTATTGCATGGGCTGAAAGTGGTAGCCGTTGCGGTGGTCGCGCAAGCTGTATGGGGCATGGCCCGAAATCTTTGCCCGGATATACCGCGTATTACTGTCATGGCAGTGGCAACCTGCTTTGTGCTTCTTGTGCCATCGGCCTGGGGACAGGTGGGAGTAATCGTCACTGCGGCTGTCACTGGCATGTTACTGTTCAAACCTCAGCAGACGACGGTACATGATCCGCTGCCCGTTTCAATACGGCGTCGCGTCGGATTGTTCTGGCTCACGCTGTTCTTTGTGCTACTGACAGGGTTACCATTGCTGACGGCGATATTCCCAAATCCGACGCTGTTAATGGTAGAAACTTTCTACCGGACCGGATCACTGGTTTTTGGTGGCGGGCATGTCGTGCTGCCATTACTGCAGACTGAAGTCGTTCCTTCTGGCTGGGTCAGCACTGATACATTCCTGGCTGGCTACGGCGCTGCCCAGGCCGTTCCTGGACCGTTGTTCACTTTTGCAGCCTTTCTCGGGGCTTCGATGAACCAGGTGCCTTCTGGCTGGCTGGGTGGTCTGGTTTGTCTGCTGGCAATTTTCGCACCGTCCTTCCTTCTGATTGTGGGAGCATTGCCGTTCTGGGAAAGTCTGCGCCGCAATATCCGTACACAAGCAGCGTTGCAGGGTATTAATGCAGCCGTAGTTGGCCTTCTGCTGGCAGCTCTCTATCAACCAGTATGGACGAGCGCAGTTCTCGCTCCGCAAGATTTCGGCCTTGCCCTTGTGGCACTGGTCGCTCTGATGTTCTGGAAACTGCCGCCGTGGCTGGTCGTAGTGAGTTGCGGTGTTGCGGGTTGGTTGTTGAGTTTAGCACTGTGAGGTTCCGGGCGTGACCGACAAAGATCTTTACGGCGGGATGATCCGTTTGCACATCCTGCATCATGCAGCCAAAGAACCCGTCTTTGGTCTGGGCATCATTGAGGAATTGCGACACCACGGTTATCAACTCAGCCCGGGTACCCTGTATCCGATGCTGCACGGTATGGAAAAGAAGGGGTATCTCACCTCACGACATGTTCAGGCCGGTCGACGAAGTCGGCGAGTATATGAAATCACCGGACAAGGGCACATAGCGCTAACGGACGCCAGAAACAGGGTGAAAGAGCTGTTCGGTGAACTTGTTGAAGGCAAATGATATGCCTATGGTTTTAGTCCGGTCTGCCGTCTTCTGAAAACGACAGACACATGTAAGATTATCCGCTGCCTGGCAGAAGGAGACTTTGTGAAAACGCTCATGGTGTGTATTTATACGATCAGAAGGCGTTATATTTTTTCCTGATTGACGCGGTACGAAAGTTCCTGATGACTCTCTTTTCGTTCGCTGTAGCGATCTGCAAGGTAGCTGGTTTGTCCCCTGAGCAGCAACGTAATTTTAAACAACTCCTCTGCGACATCTACGATACGGTCGTACCATGAGGACGGCTTCATCCTTCCGTTCTCATCAAATTCCTGCCAGGCTTTCGCCACCGAGGACTGGTTGGGAATTGTGAACATCCGCATCCAGCGGCCCAGAATGCGCATCTGGTTCACGGCATTGAAGGACTGCGAACCGCCGCAAACCTGCATCACTGCAAGTGTCTTGCCCTGCGAAGGACGAACCGCGCCTTCACTCAACGGTATCCAGTCGATCTGCGCCTTCATCACCGCGCTCATAGCCCCGTGCCGTTCCGGCGAGCTCCACACCATCCCGTCACACCATCTGACCAGCCCGCGTAGCTCGGAGACTTTAGGGTGCGTATCCGGGGCATCATCCGGCAGGGGTAAACCGGAGGGGTTAAAGAATTTCACCTCCGCGCCCATCGCCGTCAGCAGGCGACCTGCTTCCTCCGCGGCAAAGCGACTGTAGGAGCGCTCCCTTACTGAGCCATACAGGATCAGAATCCGTGGGGGCTCCTGCAGGTGCAGACGTTCGGCAATATGTTGATCAAAACAGTCAGTATTCAGGGCTGGAAATTGTTCCATTTTTCTCCTCCGGAGAGAACAGGTGATTTTAAAGTTAATATATATGATCTAACATATGTGTATTCTAAAGGGAACG
It encodes the following:
- a CDS encoding recombinase family protein yields the protein MSRVFAYCRVSTLEQNTENQRHEIEAAGFAIRPQRLIEEHISGSVAASERPGFIRLLDRMESGDVLIVTKLDRLGRNAMDIRKTVEQLATLDIRVHCLALGGVDLTSPAGKMTMQVISAVAEFERDLLIERTHSGISRARSAGKRFGRPPILSEEQKKIVSERLNSGASISAVAREFNTTRQTILRVKAGQQ
- the chrA gene encoding chromate efflux transporter, producing MNDTARNDHSPWAVFLIFFRLGLTSFGGPIAHLGYFRDEFVTRRQWLTERSYADLVALCQFLPGPASSQVGIALGLSRAGYTGALAAWAGFTLPSAVALILFALGMTSYGDVMPSGVLHGLKVVAVAVVAQAVWGMARNLCPDIPRITVMAVATCFVLLVPSAWGQVGVIVTAAVTGMLLFKPQQTTVHDPLPVSIRRRVGLFWLTLFFVLLTGLPLLTAIFPNPTLLMVETFYRTGSLVFGGGHVVLPLLQTEVVPSGWVSTDTFLAGYGAAQAVPGPLFTFAAFLGASMNQVPSGWLGGLVCLLAIFAPSFLLIVGALPFWESLRRNIRTQAALQGINAAVVGLLLAALYQPVWTSAVLAPQDFGLALVALVALMFWKLPPWLVVVSCGVAGWLLSLAL
- a CDS encoding PadR family transcriptional regulator, with the protein product MTDKDLYGGMIRLHILHHAAKEPVFGLGIIEELRHHGYQLSPGTLYPMLHGMEKKGYLTSRHVQAGRRSRRVYEITGQGHIALTDARNRVKELFGELVEGK
- the arsH gene encoding arsenical resistance protein ArsH: MEQFPALNTDCFDQHIAERLHLQEPPRILILYGSVRERSYSRFAAEEAGRLLTAMGAEVKFFNPSGLPLPDDAPDTHPKVSELRGLVRWCDGMVWSSPERHGAMSAVMKAQIDWIPLSEGAVRPSQGKTLAVMQVCGGSQSFNAVNQMRILGRWMRMFTIPNQSSVAKAWQEFDENGRMKPSSWYDRIVDVAEELFKITLLLRGQTSYLADRYSERKESHQELSYRVNQEKI